The following are encoded in a window of Ruminiclostridium herbifermentans genomic DNA:
- a CDS encoding tetratricopeptide repeat protein: protein MKKIYTSRNSRKNKNQIHEEDYYYIQSNIFPKTLGKLPFLPNVFVERQNDIKNIRNLLLEGNNPLVLFNREAGIGTTSVASKYYYEFQNEYKHIGWVHCKKNICTAVLTLAQSLGIEFNEKMAENKRYKCILQVLSSIEKPCLLIIDDVNDYEDLKNNIDKLNECSNLHILITTNITNFNLIKNYHVKELNEEQIVALFREYYPMHKDSDNVLLGEICRAAGYNTQVIIMFAKHLYEFNQVRETYSLNKLLEEFQKKGLFLAKDNQIIGTEYHVYGGINEEKPEDILKVLLEIGDLTEQEKSLLSVFAVLPSIGITHKDLTDLLSQVKGIELILATLSQKGWIDFNESTKTYKCNTLVQETIKKNKSSMELLDDCNVLIESLISRLEYEPGTGHLTKISYEKATTIIEYSEAILQFFKTAERSISVLCERIGRYHATVGNLTKALEYYEECTELKKKLYNEYPTNTGFKFGLAIAYSQLGTVYKNIGNLRKTLMCFKEDAKLTKELYEEYPNSVALKNGLAMSYSQLGATYQNTYNFSKVLEYFEQYTKLKKELYEEYPNNMGFKNGLAVSYSKLGTAYRDNGNIPKALECFNEEIKLFSELYEANPTNIRIKNALAISYSKLGLLYKNMNNFDKALKYFMEDTKLTKELYEENPGNVGFKNGLAVSYSKLGSMYKSKGELSKALEYFEEYSKLKKELYEECPDFIGFKNGLAISYSKLGSTYKNMGDLNKALEYYEKYIKLRTELHEEYPQNIGLKNSLAIAYYKIGMFYKDYKNSKKRAYKYFQESEKLLIELLKYMPQSVIFSSFLDKVEKRMKSLKNIH, encoded by the coding sequence ATGAAAAAAATATATACAAGCAGGAATAGTCGTAAAAATAAGAATCAAATACATGAAGAAGATTATTATTATATTCAGTCTAATATTTTTCCAAAGACTCTTGGTAAATTACCATTTTTACCAAATGTGTTTGTGGAAAGACAAAATGATATAAAGAATATTAGAAACTTGCTTTTGGAAGGCAATAACCCCTTGGTTTTGTTCAATAGAGAAGCTGGTATAGGGACAACATCTGTTGCTTCAAAATATTACTATGAATTCCAGAATGAATATAAACATATTGGGTGGGTACATTGCAAAAAAAACATTTGCACAGCTGTATTAACTCTGGCACAGTCATTAGGAATAGAGTTTAATGAAAAAATGGCAGAAAATAAGAGATACAAATGTATACTACAGGTGCTTTCATCTATTGAAAAACCATGTTTGCTAATAATAGACGATGTAAATGACTATGAAGATCTAAAAAATAACATAGATAAACTAAATGAATGTTCAAATTTACATATATTAATTACAACAAATATTACAAACTTTAATCTTATTAAGAACTATCATGTTAAAGAACTAAATGAAGAACAGATTGTTGCACTTTTCAGAGAATATTATCCTATGCATAAAGATTCTGACAATGTTCTATTAGGTGAAATATGCCGTGCAGCAGGATATAATACACAGGTTATAATAATGTTTGCAAAGCACCTCTATGAGTTCAATCAGGTTCGTGAAACATATTCACTAAATAAACTTCTTGAAGAATTTCAGAAAAAAGGACTTTTTTTGGCTAAAGACAATCAGATTATTGGTACTGAATATCATGTTTATGGAGGTATTAATGAGGAAAAGCCGGAAGATATTTTGAAGGTATTATTAGAAATAGGAGATTTAACAGAGCAAGAAAAATCACTTCTTTCAGTCTTTGCAGTACTACCATCAATAGGTATTACACATAAAGATTTGACTGACTTATTATCACAGGTTAAAGGTATTGAACTGATTCTAGCAACTCTTTCTCAAAAGGGCTGGATAGATTTCAATGAATCCACAAAAACCTATAAGTGCAATACTTTAGTACAGGAAACGATAAAGAAAAATAAGAGTTCGATGGAATTACTAGATGACTGCAATGTGTTAATTGAGTCACTTATCAGCAGGTTGGAGTATGAGCCAGGAACAGGACATCTAACAAAAATTTCTTATGAAAAGGCAACCACCATTATTGAATATTCAGAGGCCATTTTACAATTTTTTAAGACTGCAGAAAGAAGTATTTCTGTGTTATGTGAAAGGATAGGCCGATATCACGCAACTGTAGGCAATTTGACTAAAGCATTGGAATATTATGAGGAGTGTACAGAACTTAAAAAGAAGTTATATAATGAATACCCTACAAATACGGGGTTTAAATTCGGTTTAGCTATTGCTTATTCACAGTTAGGTACAGTATATAAAAATATAGGAAACTTAAGAAAAACATTAATGTGCTTTAAAGAAGATGCTAAGTTAACAAAGGAGCTATACGAAGAGTACCCAAACAGTGTAGCCCTAAAAAATGGTTTGGCAATGTCCTACTCACAGTTGGGAGCAACTTACCAGAATACATATAATTTTAGTAAGGTTCTTGAGTACTTCGAACAATATACAAAACTTAAAAAAGAGCTATACGAAGAGTATCCAAATAATATGGGATTTAAAAATGGCTTAGCGGTATCCTATTCAAAGCTGGGAACTGCATATAGAGATAATGGGAATATTCCAAAGGCATTAGAGTGCTTTAATGAAGAAATAAAACTTTTTTCAGAATTATATGAAGCAAATCCAACTAATATAAGAATTAAAAATGCACTGGCAATATCTTATTCAAAACTTGGATTATTATATAAAAATATGAATAATTTCGATAAGGCATTAAAATATTTTATGGAAGACACCAAGCTTACAAAGGAACTATATGAGGAGAACCCTGGAAATGTAGGCTTCAAAAATGGATTAGCAGTATCCTATTCAAAACTTGGTTCTATGTACAAAAGTAAGGGGGAATTGAGTAAGGCCTTGGAGTACTTTGAAGAGTATTCAAAGTTAAAAAAGGAGTTATACGAGGAGTGTCCAGACTTTATTGGATTTAAAAACGGTTTAGCAATATCCTATTCAAAGCTTGGTTCAACATATAAGAATATGGGTGATTTAAATAAGGCATTAGAATACTATGAAAAATACATCAAATTAAGAACTGAATTACATGAAGAATATCCTCAAAATATTGGATTGAAAAATAGCTTAGCAATAGCATATTACAAAATAGGAATGTTTTACAAGGATTATAAAAATAGCAAAAAAAGAGCTTACAAATATTTTCAGGAGTCTGAAAAGCTATTAATTGAACTGTTGAAATACATGCCTCAATCTGTAATATTTTCTAGCTTTTTGGATAAGGTTGAAAAAAGGATGAAAAGCTTAAAAAACATTCATTAG
- a CDS encoding Ger(x)C family spore germination protein, with protein sequence MSRKLKTLILLLITIISVVSVSGCYDSNEVDDLAYVIAIGVDKADDNSFNLTFQTAVPKSITGGEGESTDIKTFKTDNFLTGLKKTSAYLERKINLSHTKIIVVSEEVAKEGIMAFLNGLQQNIELRPSVEIIVSSEGAQKYIESIKPKLSSSPAKHYDLLFKSFETDFLVKDTQLEDYMYRAKYKSTQPIAIYAAIDKSINDEEKSDNGNKKQEEEDKKDEESSKEDKDKDDKNKGDENKEGSMSVAGLAVFKMDKMVGKLNKDEAMLFALMTSTKNKEIEIVDPLDDRFKVLGNVTKLRTSSSKVKIINGKPQINIKLDLNVDVKAVQSDNDYDDPENGAKLKAAYEQYLNEGIKKLLDKTTKELKSDIFGFAQEAKKNFLTIDDWENANWDDIFVKSEYELMVDVKVRRQS encoded by the coding sequence ATGAGCAGAAAACTTAAAACTTTAATTTTGCTACTAATTACAATAATTTCTGTTGTTTCAGTTTCAGGCTGTTATGATAGTAATGAAGTAGATGATTTGGCTTATGTAATAGCAATAGGCGTAGACAAGGCCGATGATAATTCTTTTAATCTTACATTTCAAACTGCCGTTCCCAAATCTATTACAGGTGGTGAGGGAGAAAGCACAGATATCAAGACTTTTAAAACTGATAATTTTTTAACTGGATTAAAAAAAACTAGTGCCTATTTAGAAAGAAAAATAAATTTGTCACACACTAAAATAATAGTTGTTTCTGAGGAAGTGGCAAAAGAAGGCATAATGGCTTTTCTGAATGGTTTACAACAAAATATAGAGCTTAGACCTAGTGTTGAAATCATTGTTTCTTCAGAGGGAGCTCAAAAATATATTGAATCTATAAAGCCAAAACTTTCATCAAGCCCTGCAAAACACTATGATTTACTATTTAAATCTTTTGAAACTGATTTTCTTGTAAAAGATACCCAATTAGAAGACTATATGTACAGAGCTAAGTACAAAAGCACTCAGCCTATTGCAATCTATGCAGCTATAGATAAATCAATCAATGATGAGGAAAAATCTGATAACGGAAATAAAAAGCAAGAGGAAGAAGATAAAAAAGATGAAGAAAGTAGTAAAGAAGATAAAGATAAAGATGATAAAAACAAAGGGGATGAAAATAAAGAGGGAAGTATGTCAGTAGCGGGTTTGGCAGTTTTCAAAATGGACAAAATGGTTGGAAAACTCAATAAGGATGAGGCAATGTTATTTGCATTAATGACAAGCACAAAAAATAAAGAAATAGAGATAGTTGACCCTTTGGATGATAGGTTTAAAGTATTAGGGAATGTTACAAAATTAAGGACATCTTCCTCTAAAGTTAAAATAATTAATGGGAAACCTCAAATTAATATAAAATTAGACTTGAATGTTGATGTGAAAGCAGTACAAAGTGACAATGATTATGATGACCCGGAAAATGGAGCTAAACTTAAAGCTGCATATGAACAATACCTAAATGAGGGGATAAAAAAACTACTTGATAAGACTACAAAGGAATTAAAGTCAGATATATTTGGATTTGCTCAAGAAGCCAAGAAAAATTTTTTAACAATTGATGATTGGGAAAATGCCAATTGGGATGATATTTTTGTTAAGTCAGAATATGAATTAATGGTTGATGTTAAAGTAAGGAGACAAAGTTAA
- a CDS encoding GerAB/ArcD/ProY family transporter, with protein sequence MKNKIGFGSWEATALMVNFVFANIMLVFPRNVVNFGGSACWTIPIIITIIAICYFALLARLYKNIGSLDLIDISECIGGRVFKVIIGLLITAFLVFVVSIFMGAFTQTLKIISLNKSTFKYVEMLFCVGMVISAFYGIESIARISAYLVPIIVFGFILITIGVIPDFRLYNLFPILGEGIISISKGSILKLNVFFSFIILFLMVPFFKKQHLKKVGYSYIIISGLLLLWSALSFILIFPYELAVDKKIPIFQLARHIEFGNYIQRIESISVLISSICAIIFLGAIFNFIIYVLEKSLDLKQSKPIILPIAIIVFSLAYLSKAYNIDFLGIGIVNSILLIGMIIPLILIIIGSIKKVGLSGKGDKNEQKT encoded by the coding sequence ATGAAGAATAAAATTGGTTTTGGATCATGGGAAGCAACAGCTCTGATGGTGAATTTTGTATTTGCTAATATAATGCTTGTATTCCCTCGGAATGTAGTAAACTTTGGGGGAAGTGCTTGCTGGACTATTCCTATTATCATAACTATAATTGCAATTTGTTATTTTGCACTCTTAGCTAGGTTATACAAAAATATTGGCAGTTTAGACTTAATAGACATTTCAGAGTGCATTGGCGGTAGGGTTTTTAAAGTTATAATTGGACTATTGATAACAGCATTTTTAGTATTTGTAGTTTCTATTTTTATGGGAGCTTTTACACAAACACTAAAAATTATTTCTTTAAACAAATCAACATTTAAGTATGTTGAAATGCTTTTCTGTGTTGGAATGGTAATAAGTGCATTTTACGGAATAGAGAGTATTGCAAGGATAAGTGCTTATTTAGTACCTATAATAGTTTTTGGCTTTATTTTGATAACTATAGGTGTTATTCCTGACTTTAGATTATATAATCTATTTCCTATTTTAGGTGAAGGTATTATATCAATTTCAAAGGGAAGCATATTAAAGCTTAATGTGTTTTTTTCTTTTATTATCTTATTTTTGATGGTTCCGTTTTTTAAAAAACAACATCTTAAAAAAGTAGGATATTCCTATATAATCATATCGGGATTACTATTACTATGGTCCGCACTTAGCTTTATTCTTATATTTCCATATGAACTGGCTGTAGACAAAAAGATACCTATATTTCAGCTAGCTAGACACATAGAATTTGGAAATTATATTCAAAGAATTGAGTCTATTTCAGTATTGATTAGTTCTATTTGCGCTATCATTTTTTTAGGAGCAATATTCAATTTCATTATATATGTGCTTGAAAAATCACTTGATTTAAAACAATCTAAGCCTATAATTTTACCAATAGCTATTATTGTATTTTCACTAGCTTATCTTTCAAAAGCGTATAATATTGATTTTCTAGGCATTGGCATAGTAAATAGTATATTGCTTATTGGAATGATTATACCTTTGATTTTAATTATAATTGGTTCAATTAAAAAAGTGGGATTAAGCGGTAAAGGAGACAAAAATGAGCAGAAAACTTAA
- a CDS encoding spore germination protein has translation MGLFKSISKYIIYKEKPIKNDFVLEENKAINCDTAKNVSSLDVFNKKELEGAFIGCPVKDDILKNKITNDIELNKKVIKTTYDIPKNSDIVLREFNLTVKEKSVKAFIIFIDGMTNSTNISNFILQPLMLLSNIKIYDETKAIGDYIFERLITYNQIEKAESYTDVVSAVNFGGCGIFIEDLEYAFVADIKTWEHRGIDAPKSETVIRGPQEAFNEQLRSNTALIRKILKDKDLIIQSVSVGDRSNTPCAVLYIKDIANDSLVREVLKRVKSIKVDYIFDSGELEQLLEDSTFLTAPQIFATERPDKVAMMLSQGNVAVILDGSPHVLVMPATITEFLHTTEDSNVRYPYVNFIRIIRIIGIALALLLPGTYIAITNFHQEMIPTNLLFAIEASRENVPFPSIIEILIMEFCFELIREAGLRVPGAIGSTIGIVGGLILGQAAVSANVASPIMIIIVAITALGSFTVPSFSMSFSVRIIRFAYIILGAIAGFLGISLGLVINSLVFASSKSFGVPFLTPFAPITNGKYADKLTRKPTWKQERRPDYLNVKNIKSQPKISRGWTEKDSDTEDDK, from the coding sequence TTGGGACTATTTAAATCTATCAGTAAATATATTATTTATAAAGAAAAACCTATAAAAAATGATTTTGTTCTGGAAGAGAATAAAGCTATAAATTGCGATACTGCAAAGAATGTTTCTTCTCTGGATGTATTTAATAAAAAAGAACTTGAAGGAGCCTTTATAGGCTGTCCAGTTAAAGATGATATTTTAAAAAATAAGATAACAAATGATATTGAACTTAATAAAAAAGTAATTAAGACAACCTATGACATCCCTAAAAATAGCGATATAGTACTTAGGGAATTCAATTTGACTGTTAAGGAGAAATCAGTTAAAGCCTTTATAATTTTTATTGATGGGATGACAAACAGTACTAATATTAGTAATTTCATTTTGCAACCACTCATGCTTCTCTCAAACATTAAAATATATGATGAAACAAAAGCTATAGGAGATTATATTTTTGAAAGGTTGATAACATATAATCAGATAGAAAAAGCTGAAAGTTACACAGATGTGGTAAGTGCTGTCAATTTTGGCGGGTGTGGGATATTTATTGAGGACTTGGAATATGCATTTGTTGCAGATATAAAAACATGGGAACATAGAGGGATTGACGCACCTAAATCAGAAACTGTTATTCGCGGTCCTCAGGAAGCGTTTAATGAACAGCTCAGATCCAATACAGCTTTAATAAGAAAAATCCTTAAAGACAAGGATTTAATAATACAAAGTGTATCTGTAGGTGATAGAAGCAATACTCCTTGCGCTGTATTGTATATAAAAGATATAGCAAATGATTCGTTAGTTCGTGAAGTATTAAAAAGAGTCAAAAGTATAAAGGTAGATTATATATTTGACTCTGGTGAGTTGGAGCAGCTATTGGAAGATAGCACATTTCTTACAGCTCCTCAAATATTTGCAACAGAACGTCCGGATAAAGTAGCAATGATGCTTTCTCAAGGAAATGTTGCAGTTATTTTAGACGGAAGCCCTCATGTTTTGGTAATGCCTGCTACTATAACAGAATTCTTGCATACAACAGAGGATAGTAATGTCAGGTATCCATATGTAAATTTTATACGCATAATAAGAATTATTGGTATAGCTCTTGCCCTTTTATTGCCTGGAACGTATATTGCTATAACAAATTTTCATCAAGAAATGATTCCAACTAATTTATTGTTTGCAATTGAGGCGTCAAGAGAAAATGTACCTTTTCCTTCAATAATTGAAATATTAATAATGGAATTCTGCTTTGAGTTAATAAGAGAAGCAGGACTTAGGGTACCAGGAGCAATTGGTTCTACCATAGGTATAGTTGGAGGTCTTATTCTTGGACAAGCAGCTGTATCTGCTAATGTAGCCAGCCCAATTATGATTATAATTGTTGCTATTACAGCTTTGGGTTCATTTACAGTACCTAGCTTTTCTATGTCCTTTTCTGTAAGAATAATTAGATTTGCGTATATAATTCTTGGAGCGATAGCAGGATTTTTAGGCATATCATTGGGTTTAGTTATAAATTCTTTGGTATTTGCGTCATCGAAATCATTTGGTGTACCCTTTTTAACACCTTTTGCACCAATTACAAATGGTAAGTATGCAGATAAGCTGACAAGAAAGCCGACATGGAAACAGGAAAGAAGACCGGATTATTTAAATGTTAAGAATATAAAGAGTCAGCCTAAAATAAGTAGAGGATGGACAGAAAAAGACTCGGACACTGAGGATGATAAGTAA
- a CDS encoding D-alanyl-D-alanine carboxypeptidase family protein — protein sequence MKNKSTITILIVLAFILIFNSVSVFAWTPEEDLSATSAILMDTTRGQVLYEKGADAINPPSIMCKLMAALITIEKSQLNSMVTVSKNTAKINGSSLNLVVGNLYSVEDLLYGIILSQGNDAAIALAEYVGNGSIDKFVGYMNDKAKELNLTDTFFVNPTGLHDDKQFTSARDIAKLVKFAISNPTFNSLFGSKGVAWINGKNSSILTNQNKLFWSYSGVDGGKVGSTPQQGTTSVTTATRDNRRLIAVVFDETEEKALSQTAQLFDYGFSNFFTGVLVSKNTPLRSITVEDYKVDLISKIDVLYTYPKGDSFIKNISFDINKKLSLPISTDTIAGVLTYTLNDDTVVEVNLYPDKAVTAPEDYRTKIKSIFKENQDLSIIVFILLTIELIIVIYKLIILIIKVLKRTKT from the coding sequence ATGAAAAATAAATCAACAATAACCATTTTAATTGTATTAGCATTTATTTTAATATTTAATAGCGTATCTGTTTTCGCTTGGACACCTGAAGAGGATTTATCTGCCACTTCAGCTATTTTGATGGATACTACCAGAGGTCAAGTATTATATGAAAAGGGAGCAGATGCTATTAATCCGCCATCTATTATGTGTAAGCTGATGGCAGCTTTAATAACCATTGAGAAATCTCAATTAAACTCTATGGTTACTGTGAGTAAAAATACAGCCAAAATTAATGGTTCCTCCTTGAATCTTGTAGTTGGAAATCTTTATAGCGTAGAAGATTTATTATACGGCATTATATTATCACAAGGAAATGATGCTGCAATAGCTTTAGCTGAATATGTTGGTAATGGTAGTATAGATAAATTTGTTGGTTATATGAATGACAAAGCAAAAGAGTTAAATTTAACTGATACATTTTTTGTAAATCCAACGGGATTGCATGATGATAAACAATTTACGTCAGCTAGAGACATTGCAAAACTTGTAAAGTTTGCAATTTCAAATCCTACCTTTAATTCATTATTTGGTTCAAAAGGTGTAGCTTGGATTAATGGAAAGAACTCTTCAATTCTAACTAACCAAAACAAGCTTTTTTGGAGTTATTCAGGTGTTGATGGCGGTAAGGTTGGTTCTACTCCTCAGCAGGGAACTACTTCTGTTACTACAGCAACAAGAGATAATAGACGGTTAATAGCAGTCGTATTTGATGAAACTGAAGAAAAAGCACTATCACAAACTGCTCAGCTGTTTGATTATGGTTTTTCTAACTTCTTTACTGGTGTTCTAGTTTCTAAGAATACCCCTTTAAGAAGCATAACTGTTGAGGATTACAAGGTCGATTTAATTAGTAAAATTGATGTTCTTTACACATATCCAAAAGGTGACAGCTTTATTAAAAATATCAGCTTTGATATCAATAAAAAACTAAGTCTCCCTATTAGTACAGATACAATTGCAGGCGTATTGACTTACACGTTAAATGATGACACTGTAGTAGAAGTTAATTTATATCCAGATAAAGCAGTTACAGCTCCAGAGGATTATAGAACTAAAATAAAATCAATATTTAAGGAAAATCAAGATTTATCAATAATAGTATTTATACTTTTAACCATTGAATTAATTATAGTGATATATAAATTGATAATTCTAATTATTAAAGTATTAAAAAGAACAAAAACTTAG
- the dapB gene encoding 4-hydroxy-tetrahydrodipicolinate reductase, with product MIKICIAGVGRTGKEISRAILNDKDLHIVSAICSPNSKSLNKDLGKVIGTDDTGIIISSSEKLEQVIFKDKPDVVIDFSNPKAALKNAVIFSKYKVNIIIGTTGFSSYQLKKIYVLARKYKNGILYAPNITLGVNVLMLLTNIAASLLNNYDFQITEVHHKNKLDSPSGTAEKIACEIQNGLKNVGSPIANSYQIPINSVRAGGVIGKHEVMIVGEEDKIEISHESFSRKAFAEGAIKAAKFIHKKSGYFEMKDVLDLEKVLKTYIENSNRSKRQKSYKGKLDAEIV from the coding sequence GTGATCAAAATTTGCATAGCAGGTGTTGGCCGTACAGGTAAGGAAATTTCTAGAGCAATTTTAAATGACAAAGATCTTCATATTGTTTCAGCTATATGCAGCCCAAATAGCAAATCTTTGAACAAGGATTTAGGGAAGGTTATAGGTACTGATGATACGGGAATAATTATTAGTAGTTCTGAAAAACTGGAACAGGTGATTTTTAAAGACAAACCAGATGTTGTAATTGATTTTTCTAATCCAAAGGCTGCCCTAAAAAATGCAGTGATTTTTTCAAAGTATAAAGTTAATATTATAATAGGAACAACTGGATTTTCATCCTATCAGCTAAAAAAGATATATGTTTTAGCTAGAAAATACAAAAATGGAATATTATATGCACCTAATATTACTTTAGGCGTAAATGTATTGATGCTTCTTACAAATATAGCAGCAAGCCTTCTAAATAACTACGATTTTCAAATTACAGAGGTACATCACAAAAATAAACTAGACTCACCTTCAGGAACCGCAGAAAAAATTGCTTGTGAAATTCAGAATGGATTAAAAAATGTAGGTTCTCCAATTGCTAATAGTTATCAAATACCTATTAATTCAGTAAGAGCAGGAGGAGTAATTGGCAAGCATGAAGTTATGATTGTTGGAGAGGAAGATAAAATAGAAATAAGTCATGAATCTTTTTCTAGAAAAGCATTTGCTGAAGGAGCAATAAAGGCTGCTAAATTCATTCATAAAAAATCAGGTTATTTTGAAATGAAGGATGTTCTTGATTTAGAAAAGGTATTGAAAACATATATAGAAAATTCAAATAGATCAAAAAGGCAAAAAAGTTATAAAGGTAAGCTTGATGCAGAAATAGTCTAA
- a CDS encoding 3D domain-containing protein: MDGSDGYNINKSITIKVLMIFLVLACLVLSFYCIKMNNLFLKYKVKYDNECAQAMIIMKSNQSLSIRERMARDENKMLAESLNKQYNALKQENEKIKKEINELKQNRKKIEEQNNELLKDNLELQKSLKKAASVGLTPQSYKIYNSESLTNSNIKKEYIGKFLGTAYTPSVEECGNNKGITSSGHPIIPGVSVAIDKKHWPYGTIFYIKGLGYAIAMDTGSAIKGKNRFDFAVFDKNFAKALGNQYYDVYLVKMGNGKIDTSILG, translated from the coding sequence ATGGATGGTTCTGACGGCTATAATATAAATAAAAGCATTACCATTAAAGTACTTATGATTTTTTTGGTTTTAGCATGTTTAGTTCTTAGTTTTTACTGTATAAAGATGAATAACTTATTTTTAAAATATAAAGTGAAGTATGATAATGAATGTGCACAAGCAATGATAATAATGAAGTCTAACCAGTCCCTATCAATAAGAGAAAGGATGGCTAGGGACGAGAATAAAATGTTGGCTGAAAGCTTAAATAAGCAGTATAATGCACTCAAACAGGAAAACGAGAAAATAAAGAAAGAAATTAATGAACTAAAACAAAATAGAAAAAAAATAGAGGAGCAAAACAACGAATTACTAAAAGATAATCTTGAACTTCAAAAGTCACTTAAAAAAGCAGCATCAGTGGGTTTGACACCTCAATCTTATAAAATATATAATAGCGAATCATTGACTAATAGTAATATAAAAAAAGAATATATAGGAAAATTTCTAGGTACAGCCTATACGCCTTCGGTAGAGGAATGTGGAAATAACAAAGGAATAACAAGTTCTGGACACCCAATAATTCCAGGTGTGTCAGTTGCAATAGATAAAAAACATTGGCCATATGGAACGATATTTTACATAAAAGGCCTTGGCTATGCTATTGCTATGGATACAGGCAGTGCAATAAAGGGTAAAAATAGATTTGACTTTGCTGTATTTGATAAGAATTTTGCAAAAGCTTTAGGCAATCAGTATTATGATGTATATTTAGTAAAAATGGGAAATGGGAAGATTGATACATCTATTCTGGGTTAA
- a CDS encoding DUF3788 domain-containing protein, producing MQWHEIFPQDTQPTMEDIVEYIGGEAKQLWQELMEYIEEKYKAKPKLTYSCCSGKPGWNVKFQKSGQSLGTLYPEENSFSVLLVISYKLEQKMEAILPALTDNIAEIYRHAGDYMKIGKWVMFQVKDLATLEDYKKLISVKLSPKSSK from the coding sequence ATGCAATGGCATGAAATTTTTCCGCAAGATACGCAGCCTACTATGGAGGATATAGTTGAATATATTGGTGGGGAAGCAAAGCAGTTATGGCAAGAATTAATGGAGTATATAGAAGAGAAATACAAGGCCAAACCCAAGCTAACTTACAGTTGTTGTTCTGGTAAGCCTGGCTGGAATGTAAAGTTTCAAAAAAGCGGGCAATCTCTTGGAACCTTGTACCCAGAGGAAAATTCATTTTCTGTTTTGCTGGTTATTAGCTATAAGCTTGAACAAAAAATGGAGGCTATTCTTCCGGCTTTAACTGACAATATTGCAGAGATTTACAGGCATGCAGGAGATTATATGAAAATTGGAAAATGGGTTATGTTTCAGGTAAAAGATTTAGCTACATTAGAGGACTACAAAAAACTGATATCAGTTAAGTTGTCTCCTAAGAGCAGCAAGTAA
- a CDS encoding DUF975 family protein, protein MWSREELKSRAKAVLRNNYWKALLISLVIGIASGYNGGSSRFTLNDSNNNYSASKNWILSESVLSNITAQIIAIFALGAIVITLIIVFVSAFRILLGYPLEVGGRRYFIKSARYEDNSKCFSFAFYRENYSGIVFTMLLKAVQNFLWYLLFIIPGIVKSYSYSMVPYILAENPNIGIRRAIEISNKMTYGHKFDMFVLDLSFIGWWLLCVLTLGIGTIFLAPYINATKAELYLVLRDYALNTGICSHEELAQAN, encoded by the coding sequence ATGTGGTCAAGAGAAGAACTTAAAAGTAGGGCAAAGGCAGTTCTGAGAAATAATTATTGGAAAGCACTTTTAATTAGTTTAGTAATTGGAATTGCAAGTGGTTATAATGGCGGAAGCAGCAGATTTACTTTAAATGATAGTAACAATAATTATAGTGCTTCAAAAAACTGGATATTATCTGAATCGGTATTATCAAATATTACAGCCCAAATTATAGCAATATTTGCTTTAGGGGCTATTGTTATTACTTTAATTATTGTTTTTGTATCAGCCTTTCGAATATTGTTAGGATATCCTTTAGAGGTTGGTGGAAGAAGATATTTTATAAAATCTGCTAGATACGAAGATAATTCAAAATGCTTTAGTTTTGCATTTTACAGAGAAAACTACTCAGGAATAGTATTTACCATGTTATTAAAAGCCGTTCAAAACTTTTTGTGGTATCTCCTTTTCATTATACCTGGAATTGTAAAATCATATTCATATAGCATGGTTCCATACATATTAGCTGAAAATCCTAACATTGGTATCAGAAGAGCAATTGAAATTAGTAACAAAATGACTTATGGGCATAAATTTGATATGTTTGTATTGGATCTTTCCTTCATAGGTTGGTGGTTACTATGCGTGCTGACTTTAGGTATAGGAACTATATTTCTTGCTCCTTACATTAATGCCACTAAAGCAGAACTTTATTTAGTGCTGCGTGATTATGCCTTGAACACTGGCATTTGTAGTCATGAAGAACTGGCACAAGCAAATTAA